In a genomic window of Lasioglossum baleicum unplaced genomic scaffold, iyLasBale1 scaffold1293, whole genome shotgun sequence:
- the LOC143220613 gene encoding acyl-CoA-binding protein homolog produces MSLDQKFEEAAEAVKTLTKRPSDEEFLELYALYKQATIGNTNTPRPGMMDLKGKAKWDAWKLKEGMPQDNAKEAYIKLVNTLIEKYK; encoded by the exons ATGTCACTCGATCag AAATTCGAAGAAGCGGCAGAAGCTGTAAAAACTCTTACCAAACGTCCAAGTGACGAAGAGTTTCTGGAATTGTATGCATTGTATAAGCAAGCAACGATTGGAAATACAAATACCC CGAGACCGGGCATGATGGATTTAAAAGGAAAAGCAAAATGGGATGCGTGGAAATTGAAAGAGGGTATGCCGCAAGACAATGCGAAGGAAGCATatattaaattagtaaacacaTTGATAGAAAAGTACAAATAA